One window of Leptospiraceae bacterium genomic DNA carries:
- a CDS encoding PIN domain protein produces the protein MTRIYLDNCCFNRPYDNQENIKVQIETESKLYIQRKIKESQYSLVWSYILEYENQSNPYVIRKEEILEWKKISTIIIKPSEEIFNRAEKLLSYNIKFKDALHLSCAIEAKADFFITTDNPLVKKKNVISDLEIINPINFIEKIEV, from the coding sequence ATGACCCGCATTTACCTTGACAACTGTTGTTTCAATCGACCTTATGATAATCAAGAAAATATTAAGGTTCAAATTGAGACTGAATCAAAACTATATATCCAAAGAAAAATAAAAGAGAGTCAATATTCTTTAGTCTGGTCGTATATACTAGAATATGAAAATCAGTCTAATCCATATGTGATTAGAAAAGAAGAAATCTTGGAATGGAAAAAGATCTCTACTATAATTATAAAACCAAGTGAAGAAATTTTTAATCGAGCAGAAAAATTGCTAAGTTATAATATTAAATTTAAAGATGCCTTGCATTTATCCTGCGCGATAGAAGCGAAAGCAGATTTTTTCATAACAACGGATAATCCATTGGTTAAGAAAAAGAATGTTATCTCAGATTTGGAAATTATTAATCCAATTAATTTTATTGAAAAAATAGAGGTTTAA